Below is a genomic region from Candidatus Omnitrophota bacterium.
CCAATCTTACTTTTAGAGAAATGCGGTCTTTGGATAAGGTTATGCCTTATGATAAAATATCAAAAATAAAGAAGAAACAGAGACCCGTATTTTTAACAGAAAAACTGGTAGAAGAGTACAGTAAAATATATAGATACGTTCCTAACTTCGTAGAAGCAGAGATACATTGATAAAATGGGCAAAATAAATAAATATAAAGTTATAGACTTGTTTTCTGGGGCTGGAGGTTTCGGGTTAGGATTTAAGATGGCCGGATACGACCTATGTTTTTCTTTGGAAATAGATAAATGGGCAACTGATACGCTATCCGAAAATAATAAAAATGGGATGCTTATAGTGCAGGACGATATTAGGAATTATGAAACGGAGAAGGATATATTAGAAGCCTGCAGAAAAGCTCCTGATATTGTAATAGGCGGGCCTCCTTGCCAGGGGTTTAGTAATGCCGGTTCCTTAAAAAGAGATCCGAATGATCCCAGAAACTCTCTTTTTAGGAATTTTGCTAAATGGGTTCAATATTTAGAGCCTACTATTTTTATAATGGAAAATGTAAAGGGAATATTGTCAAGATGCAGTTCAGATGGCGTCAAGATGATTGAAATGATAAGGAAAACCTTTTCTGATATAGGCTATACTAATCTAAATATATGGACGCTGAATGCAGCTGAATATGGAGTTCCGCAATTGAGAGAGCGCGTATTTATTGTTGGACACAGGAAGAATATATCTATAGATGCCCCACCGAAAACGCATTATATAAATAAGAGGGCAAGGGCCCTAGAAAAGGCAATCACCGTTAAAGAGGCAATCTCTGATTTGCCAAGAATCAATGCATCTGAAGGACAGGAAATTCAGGACTATAAGGAAAAACCAAAATCAAAATATCAGATGTGG
It encodes:
- a CDS encoding DNA cytosine methyltransferase, whose protein sequence is MGKINKYKVIDLFSGAGGFGLGFKMAGYDLCFSLEIDKWATDTLSENNKNGMLIVQDDIRNYETEKDILEACRKAPDIVIGGPPCQGFSNAGSLKRDPNDPRNSLFRNFAKWVQYLEPTIFIMENVKGILSRCSSDGVKMIEMIRKTFSDIGYTNLNIWTLNAAEYGVPQLRERVFIVGHRKNISIDAPPKTHYINKRARALEKAITVKEAISDLPRINASEGQEIQDYKEKPKSKYQMWARGGQKILYNHTAMKHTKRIIERFSHINIGESVSHVSIKYKERKRNGNGEISTSSYNMNNRRLYPNKPAYTIPASFYSSFIHPYLNRNITAREAARLQSFPDNYRFMGKRTLISSKLSKKNGRSDHDYLSQYNQIGNAVPPILSKVIAEHIHSFL